One Aegilops tauschii subsp. strangulata cultivar AL8/78 chromosome 7, Aet v6.0, whole genome shotgun sequence genomic window carries:
- the LOC109778613 gene encoding GATA transcription factor 20 isoform X1: MAQHDGKPYQPRRGPERPPQPAEDPPAPAAAPAAAGAVIDHLAAVAAEAEALNASIAAVAAEAEAMNAYEHAQEQEMEEEEEEEEEEEEEEMEEEEDEGEGDGQHEHGQHGGNGESVPMDAEAVAQAAAAAAAGAPLDPHGAMVSAIVPPATGNQLTLSFQGEVYVFDSVSPDKVQAVLLLLGGRELNPGMGAGASSSTPYSKRLNFPHRVASLMRFREKRKERNFDKKIRYTVRKEVALRMQRNRGQFTSSKPKPDDGTSELATADGSPNWGSVEGRPPSAASCHHCGTNAHNTPMMRRGPEGPRTLCNACGLMWANKGMLRDLSKSTPPSLQMVSTGPNDSQNGNTLSQQNGSTLSQQNGNAAIVPFAEQQNPAPATDANGHGHGSST, from the exons ATGGCACAGCACGACGGCAAGCCATACCAGCCGCGCCGGGGCCCCGAGCGGCCCCCGCAGCCGGCGGAGGACCCGCCCGCGCCCGCCGCTGCGCCCGCAGCAGCGGGCGCCGTGATTGACCACCTCGCGGCCGTGGCTGCCGAGGCGGAGGCATTGAACGCGTCCATCGCGGCCGTCGCGGCCGAGGCGGAGGCGATGAACGCGTACGAGCACGCGCAGGAGCAGgagatggaggaggaagaagaggaggaggaagaggaggaagaggaggagatggaggaggaggaggacgagggcgAGGGGGATGGGCAACACGAGCATGGGCAGCACGGCGGCAACGGGGAGTCCGTCCCGATGGACGCCGAGGCCGTGGCACAGGCTGCTGCTGCAGCTGCGGCCGGCGCACCGTTGGACCCGCACGGGGCGATGGTCTCTGCGATTGTGCCGCCCGCCACGGGTAACCAGCTCACCCTTTCATTTCAGGGCGAGGTCTACGTGTTCGACTCTGTTTCCCCTGATAAG GTGCAAGCTGTGCTTTTGCTGCTAGGGGGAAGGGAGCTGAACCCAGGCATGGGTGCCGGAGCATCATCATCTACTCCATACAGTAAG AGGTTGAATTTTCCACACCGGGTGGCATCGTTGATGAGGTTTAGGGAGAAGCGGAAAGAGCGGAACTTTGATAAGAAGATCCGGTATACAGTTCGCAAGGAAGTTGCACTAAG GATGCAGCGTAATAGAGGCCAATTTACATCTTCAAAACCAAAACCTGATGACGGAACTTCTGAACTGGCAACTGCAGATGGCTCCCCAAACTGGGGATCAGTGGAAGGTCGACCTCCGTCTGCTGCTTC aTGCCATCACTGTGGTACTAATGCACATAATACACCTATGATGCGTCGTGGACCTGAAGGGCCAAGAACATTATGCAATGCTTGCGGCCTCATGTGGGCAAATAAG GGCATGTTGAGGGACCTATCAAAGTCTACTCCCCCATCTCTTCAAATGGTGTCAACAGGTCCAAATGATAGT CAGAATGGAAACACCCTCTCTCAGCAGAATGGAAGCACCCTCTCTCAGCAGAATGGAAATGCTGCCATAGTGCCCTTTGCCGAGCAACAAAACCCAGCACCAGCGACCGATGCCAACGGTCACGGCCATGGGTCTTCAACATGA
- the LOC109778613 gene encoding GATA transcription factor 20 isoform X2 — MAQHDGKPYQPRRGPERPPQPAEDPPAPAAAPAAAGAVIDHLAAVAAEAEALNASIAAVAAEAEAMNAYEHAQEQEMEEEEEEEEEEEEEEMEEEEDEGEGDGQHEHGQHGGNGESVPMDAEAVAQAAAAAAAGAPLDPHGAMVSAIVPPATGNQLTLSFQGEVYVFDSVSPDKVQAVLLLLGGRELNPGMGAGASSSTPYSKRLNFPHRVASLMRFREKRKERNFDKKIRYTVRKEVALRMQRNRGQFTSSKPKPDDGTSELATADGSPNWGSVEGRPPSAASCHHCGTNAHNTPMMRRGPEGPRTLCNACGLMWANKGMLRDLSKSTPPSLQMVSTGPNDSNGNTLSQQNGSTLSQQNGNAAIVPFAEQQNPAPATDANGHGHGSST; from the exons ATGGCACAGCACGACGGCAAGCCATACCAGCCGCGCCGGGGCCCCGAGCGGCCCCCGCAGCCGGCGGAGGACCCGCCCGCGCCCGCCGCTGCGCCCGCAGCAGCGGGCGCCGTGATTGACCACCTCGCGGCCGTGGCTGCCGAGGCGGAGGCATTGAACGCGTCCATCGCGGCCGTCGCGGCCGAGGCGGAGGCGATGAACGCGTACGAGCACGCGCAGGAGCAGgagatggaggaggaagaagaggaggaggaagaggaggaagaggaggagatggaggaggaggaggacgagggcgAGGGGGATGGGCAACACGAGCATGGGCAGCACGGCGGCAACGGGGAGTCCGTCCCGATGGACGCCGAGGCCGTGGCACAGGCTGCTGCTGCAGCTGCGGCCGGCGCACCGTTGGACCCGCACGGGGCGATGGTCTCTGCGATTGTGCCGCCCGCCACGGGTAACCAGCTCACCCTTTCATTTCAGGGCGAGGTCTACGTGTTCGACTCTGTTTCCCCTGATAAG GTGCAAGCTGTGCTTTTGCTGCTAGGGGGAAGGGAGCTGAACCCAGGCATGGGTGCCGGAGCATCATCATCTACTCCATACAGTAAG AGGTTGAATTTTCCACACCGGGTGGCATCGTTGATGAGGTTTAGGGAGAAGCGGAAAGAGCGGAACTTTGATAAGAAGATCCGGTATACAGTTCGCAAGGAAGTTGCACTAAG GATGCAGCGTAATAGAGGCCAATTTACATCTTCAAAACCAAAACCTGATGACGGAACTTCTGAACTGGCAACTGCAGATGGCTCCCCAAACTGGGGATCAGTGGAAGGTCGACCTCCGTCTGCTGCTTC aTGCCATCACTGTGGTACTAATGCACATAATACACCTATGATGCGTCGTGGACCTGAAGGGCCAAGAACATTATGCAATGCTTGCGGCCTCATGTGGGCAAATAAG GGCATGTTGAGGGACCTATCAAAGTCTACTCCCCCATCTCTTCAAATGGTGTCAACAGGTCCAAATGATAGT AATGGAAACACCCTCTCTCAGCAGAATGGAAGCACCCTCTCTCAGCAGAATGGAAATGCTGCCATAGTGCCCTTTGCCGAGCAACAAAACCCAGCACCAGCGACCGATGCCAACGGTCACGGCCATGGGTCTTCAACATGA